Within the Enterobacter roggenkampii genome, the region GTCTCTGGCCCGGCAACCGTCACGCTTGATGGTTCTGCTTCCAGCGATCCAGACGGCGATGCGATTACCTACAAATGGACCCAGGTTTCTGGCCCATCTGTGACTCTCTCCAACAGCACCAAAGCGAAAGCCACCTTCAACGTTGCGGCAGCGACCAGCGATCAGACCATGGTGTTCCGCCTGACGGTTACGGATGCTAAAGGCCTGAGCAACGCCATTGATGTGCAGGTTGTGAATAAAGCGCCAAAAGCTAACCAGGCGCCAGTCGTGAACGCAATGGAGGCAGTGACGCTGCAGGCAGGAGAAACCTATGCTCTGCACGCGCAGGCTGTGGATCCAGACGGTGATGCGATGACCTTCTCCTGGAGCGTGCCAGCGGATATGCATGCAACCGGTACCGATACCGCGAACGTGACGATTACTGCACCAGACGTTGCCACCACGTCTACCTATACGCTGAGCGTAGTTGTAGGCGACGGCAAAACCAGCGTGCAGTCTAACGTGCAGGTTACCGTGAATCCGAAACCGGCTGACGTTACACCGCCGTCTGATGAGGTTACACCTCCGTCTGATGACGTAACGCCACCCTCTGATGAAGTTACGCCTCCGTCTGATGACGTGACCCCGCCATCTGACGAAGGGTCTGCAACCGGTAGCTGCGATGCGCCTGTCGATGCTAACGCCAGCAAATATGCCGCGTGGGATGCCAGCAAAATCTACAACAGTGGCGATACCGTGAGCTTCGACCATCTGGTGTGGAAAGCGAAGTACTGGACGCAAGGCAACCAGCCTGGCTTCGGTGTGGATGCCTGGGAGCTGGTCAGCAACGTGAAGATGAACTGGCGTTCTGACCTGGTTTATAACGGCGGCGAAACCACAACCTACCAGGGTAACGTTTACCGTGCCAAATGGTGGACCCGCGGTGACAACCCGGCTAACAGCGATGTATGGGTGAAAGAAGGTCCTTCAACAGACTGCAAATAACCTTCTGAACCGTGGATTGCGGGAATGATATCAACCCGCAATAGTTGGTCACACCCCACTTCGGGTGTGACCAACACTTCAGAATTATCGCTAATGATGAGCGGAAAGAGGTTCAGTATTTAAAAAGCAGGTGCTCATGAAACGCGTGATTATATTTTTACTGCTGTTTAGTCAAAGCGTATTCGCGAACTGTTGGGATAACGCCGGACATTATTATCATGTCGATCCGTGGTTATTGTATGCAATTGCCAAAGTCGAATCCGGAATGAATCCCCACGCGGTAGGCTGGAACCACGACGGCACGCGTGACGTCGGGTTGATGCAGATTAACAGCTCACACTTCAGTGAGTTAGAACGTCAGGGTATTGATGAGAATCAGCTTATTAATGAGCCCTGTACCTCCATTATGGTCGGCGCCTCCATCCTGTCCGGGATGATAAACGTGTATGGCTATAACTGGGAAGCGGTGGGCGCGTATAACGCCGGATTGAAAAAAGAAAATTATCCGCAGCGCATGCGTTATGCCCATAAAGTGTGGGCGAAGTATCAGCAAATAAAATCGGGTAAATAACCGTAGCATTATTTTTATTTTTTGAAGAATTCCTTTCGGTGTTCTTCAGAAAATGAAAAAGAACCACACTCTCTGGCTTATTTATTAAGGGAGTAATACATAAGCCGGGAATGTACTCACCCTAGTTGCTTAAATACAGGATTATTTGAAATGACGAAAAGGACATTACTGAGCGTTCTCGTGGCGGGGGCATGTATTGCACCCTTTATGGCCCAGGCTGCATCACTGCAGGCGGCCAGCAGTGAGCCGTACACCATGAAAGCCAGCGATCTGGCGAAAAAGGAAAAAGAGCTGACCAATTTCCCGCTGATGGTTTCGGTGAAGGATACCATTGCGACCCTGGACAATAGCCTCGTTGAGCAGATTGAGCCAGGTCGTGCCTCGAACCCTGACAACGTCAAGCGCGTTGAAGGGATCGTGAAGGCCAGCGACTGGGAATATCTCTTCCCGCTGCGCGCTCAGTCTTATACCTACAGTAACTTCCTGAAGGCTGTTGGTAAATTCCCGGCACTGTGTAAGACCTATAACGATGGTCGCGACAGCGACGCCATCTGCCGCAAAGAGCTGGCGACCATGTTCGCCCACTTTGCGCAGGAAACCGGAGGCCATGAGAGCTGGCGTCCAGAAGCCGAGTGGCGTCAGGCTCTGGTTCACGTCCGTGAAATGGGGTGGACCGAAGGCCAGAAAGGCGGCTATAACGGCGAATGTAACCCTGACATCTGGCAGGGACAGACCTGGCCATGCGGTAAAGACAAAGACGGCGACTTCGTAAGCTACTTTGGCCGCGGCGCGAAGCAGCTGTCTTACAACTACAACTACGGTCCGTTCTCTGAAGCGATGTTTGGCACCGTCCGCACCCTGCTCGACAAGCCTGAGCTGGTGGCGGATACCTGGCTGAACCTGGCGAGTGCGATCTTCTTCTTCGCCTATCCGCAGCCGCCAAAACCAAGCATGCTGCAGGTTATCGACGGCACCTGGCAGCCAAACGATCACGATAAAGCCAACGGCCTGGTTCCGGGCTTCGGCGTGACCACCCAGATCATCAACGGTGGCGTAGAGTGCGGCGGCCCAACCGAGATTGCCCAGTCTGAAAACCGCATCAAGTACTACAAAGAGTTCGCAAACTACCTGAAAGTGCCTGTTCCGGCGAATGAAGTGCTGGGCTGCGCCAACATGAAGCAGTTCGATGAAGGCGGCGCCGGCGCGCTGAAGATCTACTGGGAGCAGGACTGGGGGTGGAGCCCGGATACGCCGGATGGTAAGACCTACTCCTGCCAGCTGGTGGGGTACCAGACGCCGTTCAGCGCGTTCAAAGAGGGTGACTACACCAACTGCGTTAAGAAGTTCTATAACGTGAACATCATTAACGACGACGGCTCAGCCGTGACCCCAGGGGAAGACAAAACCCCTGCTGACACCACGCCGCCAGCGGATACGACGCCAGCGGAAGATACCACCCCTGTTGAACCGGCTACCGTGAATCACGCCCCTGTGGCGCAAATTGCGGGCCCAATCGGGGCGGTTGAAGCGGGTGCGCAGGTTTCCCTGAGCGCGGAAGGCTCCACTGACGCCGACGGTAACAAGTTGACCTACACCTGGCGTTCCCAGGATGGCCAGACCGTGACCGGTCAGGACAAAGCGGTGGTGACCTTCAAGGCACCAGAGTCTGCAACGGCTCAGCAGTACGAAATCGGCCTGACCGTCAGCGATGGTGAACTGACCAGCACCACGTCCTACCTGCTGAATGTGAAAGCGAAAGCCGAGTCTAAGGACGAAGGCACTTCCGGCTCTTACGCCGCGTGGAGCGCGAACAGCAAGTACAACGCAGGTGATATCGTGAACAACCACGGTAAACTGTTCCAGTGCAAACCGTTCCCGTACAGCGGCTGGTGTAACAATGCCCCGGCATACTACGAACCCGGCGCTGGCCTGGCGTGGGCTGATGCCTGGACGGCTCTGTAAAAGCAAACGGCAACCTTCGGGTTGCCGTTTTCGTATTTGCACCCTCTGTCTTTTACCGGGTGGCGCTGCGCTTACCCGGCCTACATGAGGCTAAGGGGCGAGGGGTCAGTACGGAGCCGTTGTAGGCCCGGTAAGGCGAAGCCGCCACCGGGCAAAAAGGCTAGCGATGCAGCTTCCCGTGATCCCGCAGCCACGCCGCCGTGCGCATAATCCCTTCATCCAGCGTCACAACCGGTTTATACCCCAGCTCATTCTCCGCCCGCGAAATATCTAGCGTGAAGTCAAAGTTGAGTTTAGAGACGCCGTAATGCGTCAGCGCAGGCTCTTTGGCTGTTTTACTGCCAAAGCGCTCCATGCTGCGGGCAATCATATCCAGCATTGGGTAGGGCACGGAACGGATACGGCAGTTGATCTGCAGCTCGTCGATCAGCCGCTGCACAATGCTGCGCAACGTGCAGGGTTCGCCGTTAGTGATGTTGTAGGCGCGACCGGAGATCAGCTTATCGCAGTCCGGCTGGCTGGCCAGCCACATGGCGTGAACGGCGTTTTCGTAGTAGGTCATATCCACAAGAGCATCGCCACCGCGCGGCAGCAGCACGCTGCCGTAATGGTGCATCATCTGCGCCAGACGCGGAATAAATACCTTATCGTGCGGCCCGAACAGGCTCTGCGGACGCAGGACCGTAAAGCGGGTGTGCGGGTTTGACTGCGCCAGCAGGTCGATGACCTCTTCGCTGGCCGCCTTGCTGCGGGCAAACTCGCAGGCAAAGCGAGCAGGGCGGAAATCTTCCTGCACGTCACGATGGTGGTGATAGTCGAAATAGAGTGACGGGGAGGAGATATGAATAAAGTTACGCACGCCCCAGGCAACGGCCCATTCCCCCAGACGACGGGTGGCCCGCACGTTGGCGAGATCGAAGGCTTCCTGGGTCCCCCACGGGGAGGTAAAACTGGAGCAGTGCCATAGCGTGTCGATACCGGCGAGCATCACCTTCGCCTGCGAGGAGACCAGCTCCGTCAGGTCGGCATGGACGAACTCTGCGCCCATTTTTTGCAGCAGCTTACCCATCGCTTCGTTGCGACCGGTAGCCCTGACGCTAATGCCCTTGTTGCGCAGAAATTCGACCGCATTTCGGCCTAAGCCGCTGGTCGCCCCGGTAACCAGTACCTTCATAGCTATCCACTGTGTTGAAAAGAATTTCGTGCGCATTCTTTCGTGAATTACGGCGCTATGCAATGGGAAAGGTGAAAGAAAGAGAGTTTTATTTAGATCTTTTCCGTCTTTTGTTCTGCCCGTTGCGCAATGCGTTTCGCCATTCCCCGGAAGATAAACAGGTGGGCAGGGATCATCAACAGCCAGTAGAACAGACCCGGCATTCCGTGCGGATGCCACCAGGCGCGCACGTCCAGTTCACGATGATCGCCTTTGTCTTTCAGGGTAAAGCAGAGTCGGCCCAGCCCCGGGGCTTTCATGCCGAACAACAGCGCCAGCTGTTTTTCCGGTTCGACGATGATCACCTTCCAGCTGTCGACTGCGTCGCCCACCTCAAGATACGGGCGTGCCGGGCGGCCTTTCGCCAGCCGGTGGCCCACCAGCAGGTCCATCGCCCCGCGCGTTTGCCAGAGGAGATTACCGAAGAAATACCGTTCTTTGCCGCCAATCTGGTTCACCACCTCCCAGAGCGCGGCCAGGCTCGCGGAGGTTTTCACCGTGCAGCCCGCCTGTTTCGGGTAATAACCATACTCTGGCCGCCAGCGGGCAAAGGCCTGGGCGTCGTAGCCCCAGTCGCTGGAGTTCACCAGCTGTTCTTCTTCCTTCAGCGTATTGCGCACGGCATCGTCAAAGCGGATCAGATCCTGAGGAATTAAGGCGCGCAGCGCGCGATCGTCGGCCAGCAGATCGTGCTTCAGCCCCTGGATCAGCGCTTTGGCGGTCGTCGGCGGCACCGAGGTGATGACATTCAAAAACCACACCGAAATCCAGCGCGTCGGGAAGGGAATGGGGATCAGCCAGCGGCGGCGGCCGCTGACGCGCATGAAATGTTCGAACTGCGCCTGATAGCTCAGCACTTCCGGGCCTGCCGCTTCCAGCACGCGATGTTTCTCCGCCGGGTGATCCAGCAGGGCCACCAGATAATGCAGGAGGTTCTCCAGCGCAATCGGCGTGGTGCGCGAACGGACCCAGCGCGGCGGCGTGAGTACCGGCAGGTTGTAGACCATATCGCGCATCACTTCGAAGGCGGCAGACCCCGCGCCGACGATGATCCCGGCGCGCAGTTCGGTGACGGGGATATTGGCCCCCCGCAGGATGTCCGCCGTCAGCTGGCGGGCGCGCAGGTGATCGGACTGCTCGCGTTCAGGTGCCTGAAGTGAACTGAGAAAAATCACCTGCTTCACCGGGCTTTGCAGCAGGGCATCGCGGACGTTCATCGCTACCTGACGCTCGTGGGCGATAAAATCTCCGCCTTCGCCCATGCTGTGTACCAGGTAGTAAAGCGTGTCGACCCCTTCCAGCAGCGCGGGAAGCGCCTTTGGCCAGTTGAGGTCAACGTTATGACAGGTAATGCCCGGCAAACCGAGTTTTTGCAGGCGTTCGGTATTGCGTGCCGCAGCCAGCACCTGGTGCCCCTGCTGGCTTAACGCCGCGGTGAGATGCTGACCAAT harbors:
- a CDS encoding NAD-dependent epimerase/dehydratase family protein, with amino-acid sequence MKVLVTGATSGLGRNAVEFLRNKGISVRATGRNEAMGKLLQKMGAEFVHADLTELVSSQAKVMLAGIDTLWHCSSFTSPWGTQEAFDLANVRATRRLGEWAVAWGVRNFIHISSPSLYFDYHHHRDVQEDFRPARFACEFARSKAASEEVIDLLAQSNPHTRFTVLRPQSLFGPHDKVFIPRLAQMMHHYGSVLLPRGGDALVDMTYYENAVHAMWLASQPDCDKLISGRAYNITNGEPCTLRSIVQRLIDELQINCRIRSVPYPMLDMIARSMERFGSKTAKEPALTHYGVSKLNFDFTLDISRAENELGYKPVVTLDEGIMRTAAWLRDHGKLHR
- the iagB gene encoding type III secretion system invasion protein IagB — protein: MKRVIIFLLLFSQSVFANCWDNAGHYYHVDPWLLYAIAKVESGMNPHAVGWNHDGTRDVGLMQINSSHFSELERQGIDENQLINEPCTSIMVGASILSGMINVYGYNWEAVGAYNAGLKKENYPQRMRYAHKVWAKYQQIKSGK
- a CDS encoding SDR family oxidoreductase, which gives rise to MPQRILVLGASGYIGQHLTAALSQQGHQVLAAARNTERLQKLGLPGITCHNVDLNWPKALPALLEGVDTLYYLVHSMGEGGDFIAHERQVAMNVRDALLQSPVKQVIFLSSLQAPEREQSDHLRARQLTADILRGANIPVTELRAGIIVGAGSAAFEVMRDMVYNLPVLTPPRWVRSRTTPIALENLLHYLVALLDHPAEKHRVLEAAGPEVLSYQAQFEHFMRVSGRRRWLIPIPFPTRWISVWFLNVITSVPPTTAKALIQGLKHDLLADDRALRALIPQDLIRFDDAVRNTLKEEEQLVNSSDWGYDAQAFARWRPEYGYYPKQAGCTVKTSASLAALWEVVNQIGGKERYFFGNLLWQTRGAMDLLVGHRLAKGRPARPYLEVGDAVDSWKVIIVEPEKQLALLFGMKAPGLGRLCFTLKDKGDHRELDVRAWWHPHGMPGLFYWLLMIPAHLFIFRGMAKRIAQRAEQKTEKI
- a CDS encoding chitinase; the encoded protein is MTKRTLLSVLVAGACIAPFMAQAASLQAASSEPYTMKASDLAKKEKELTNFPLMVSVKDTIATLDNSLVEQIEPGRASNPDNVKRVEGIVKASDWEYLFPLRAQSYTYSNFLKAVGKFPALCKTYNDGRDSDAICRKELATMFAHFAQETGGHESWRPEAEWRQALVHVREMGWTEGQKGGYNGECNPDIWQGQTWPCGKDKDGDFVSYFGRGAKQLSYNYNYGPFSEAMFGTVRTLLDKPELVADTWLNLASAIFFFAYPQPPKPSMLQVIDGTWQPNDHDKANGLVPGFGVTTQIINGGVECGGPTEIAQSENRIKYYKEFANYLKVPVPANEVLGCANMKQFDEGGAGALKIYWEQDWGWSPDTPDGKTYSCQLVGYQTPFSAFKEGDYTNCVKKFYNVNIINDDGSAVTPGEDKTPADTTPPADTTPAEDTTPVEPATVNHAPVAQIAGPIGAVEAGAQVSLSAEGSTDADGNKLTYTWRSQDGQTVTGQDKAVVTFKAPESATAQQYEIGLTVSDGELTSTTSYLLNVKAKAESKDEGTSGSYAAWSANSKYNAGDIVNNHGKLFQCKPFPYSGWCNNAPAYYEPGAGLAWADAWTAL